One genomic region from Mytilus trossulus isolate FHL-02 chromosome 9, PNRI_Mtr1.1.1.hap1, whole genome shotgun sequence encodes:
- the LOC134685386 gene encoding serine-rich adhesin for platelets-like isoform X4 — translation MGNSNSNKAVTSAYFSPTTGVALHVGRKSRSRDNLKTQTESSHVRQRKKVKRRKTSSDKDLTRSLPIKVPSSQSEISINQLVHSASDVSNLDLEGSLKANVSLQSLTDRNMIESLRHANHAAQLSDDLINHLPDLTGAPYKNSEDSIQVEHLSNKESCDNQTASSNTKYHIELSDDLLTVSSVLLTPPSEDDGQDRFQGSHLNPHHNKTNTLQHPLSSYSSDYNTDSKKSGTDDCHVSTADESESGSCDEKDSVSSLPKLRSPDRFFRESLLYRLQECHNGAGSSNSSSLDSSPEFSPYARYRKYSIESESLSGLATPDNEMFTSIYEVGRSTEDQFYHLEEEVGDIEEEFASLTNKLNELKNIALQSDSSSIDYSPSHPLAKKAVEMVDKTRNRLSRSRSVSVSSTDSSPACNGSLDVPDLSWDSEGLHGDNSNKNTPSSRRCSEPGNSLRNKFHSKLFSKDTNNGISFESPMESDIEKDGTLDNISTDECFEINLSDWPKDDSSDSPSHSKINFSSSAKDSSQMDGETATSSSSAKESSQLNSKSSIKMSSEASSSSCYESARDTSQSQKSNGIKEENDCDSKQEANNNGIVQICDRVHITKYVDREWKGQTDRANTIRKAYLEIPKVTGCQHLCRVRGDNYCGLRGTLFQCLCHGIDISKHWSDINNITDKLTRRYKERSSGLNQWTFAGRLSCQEGQRLSMMSHCLSLLFSKFEEAKSFESQSDRELWTINLLNSDPTCDLHLMEGLKLLMLLNMLDLKDKQDRDEDIPIFVWLLFARDTSESPFMFVKNHLNNLGNNAGIEQIEMFLLGHTLSVRIQVLRLSQFGQEDFIAYYPDDADSNWSQISLIAEDDRHYNVPVP, via the exons ATGGGAAATTCTAACTCCAATAAAGCAGTAACCTCAGCTTATTTCAGTCCTACCACAGGTGTAGCTTTACATGTTGGAAGAAAATCTCGTAGCAGGGACAATCTCAAAACACAAACAGAATCTTCACATGTCAGACAgagaaaaaaggtaaaaagaaGGAAGACATCCTCAGATAAAGACTTGACAAGATCATTACCAATCAAAGTACCATCTAGTCAAAGTGAAATTAGTATTAACCAGTTAGTTCATTCTGCCTCGGATGTCTCAAACCTAGATTTAGAAGGATCACTCAAAGCTAATGTCAGTCTACAGTCCCTGACAGATAGAAACATGATAGAATCACTAAGACATGCTAACCATGCAGCACAATTATCAGATGACTTAATTAACCATTTACCAGATTTAACAGGTGCTCCTTACAAAAACAGTGAGGATAGCATACAAGTAGAACATTTATCTAATAAAGAGAGCTGTGATAATCAGACTGCTTCTAGTAATACTAAATACCATATAGAACTATCTGATGATTTACTGACGGTCAGTAGTGTCTTACTAACACCACCATCTGAGGACGATGGTCAAGATAGATTCCAAGGTTCTCACTTAAATCCACATCACAATAAAACCAATACATTGCAGCATCCTTTGTCTTCCTATAGTTCAGATTACAACACAGACTCCAAAAAGTCAGGAACTGATGATTGTCATGTGTCCACTGCCGATGAATCAGAGTCTGGTAGCTGTGATGAAAAAGATTCCGTTTCTTCTTTACCCAAACTCAGGTCCCCCGATCGATTCTTCCGTGAATCTTTACTTTACCGTTTACAGGAATGTCATAATGGTGCTGGATCCAGTAATTCATCGTCTTTAGATTCATCTCCAGAATTTTCTCCGTATGCTAGGTATCGTAAATACAGTATTGAATCCGAAAGCCTGTCAGGATTGGCCACACCAGACAATGAAATGTTCACTTCTATCTATGAAGTAGGACGTTCTACAGAGGACCAATTCTATCATTTAGAGGAAGAAGTTGGAGATATTGAGGAGGAGTTTGCTAGTCTGactaataaattaaatgaattaaaaaacataGCTTTACAAAGTGATAGTAGTAGCATAGACTATTCCCCAAGTCATCCATTAGCCAAGAAAGCTGTAGAAATGGTAGATAAAACTAGAAATAGACTAAGTCGATCTCGTAGTGTATCTGTTAGTAGTACAGATAGCTCTCCTGCTTGTAATGGCAGTCTGGATGTACCTGATCTGTCGTGGGACTCGGAGGGGTTACATGGggataattcaaataaaaatacaccCAGCAGTCGTAGATGTAGTGAACCAGGAAACTCtttaagaaataaatttcaTTCTAAATTATTCAGTAAGGACACAAATAATGGAATTAGCTTTGAAAGTCCAATGGAATCAGACATTGAGAAAGACGGCACGTTAGACAATATATCTACTGATGAATGTTTCGAGATTAATCTAAGTGATTGGCCCAAAGATGATTCTTCTGACAGTCCTTCACATTCAAAGATTAATTTTTCATCGTCCGCTAAGGACTCGTCACAAATGGATGGTGAGACGGCTACATCAAGTTCATCAGCTAAAGAATCATCACAGTTAAACAGTAAATCCAGTATTAAAATGTCATCTGAGGCATCCTCAAGTAGTTGTTATGAGAGTGCAAGAGATACTAGTCAAAGTCAAAAGTCAAACGGAATAAAGGAAGAGAACGATTGTGATAGTAAACAGGAAGCTAATAATAATG GTATTGTACAGATTTGTGATAGAGTACACATAACAAAGTATGTAGACAGAGAATGGaaaggacagacagacagagctAATACTATCAGGAag GCTTACTTAGAAATACCAAAAGTAACAGGATGTCAACATCTATGCAGAGTAAGGGGGGATAACTATTGTGGTTTAAGAGGGACATTATTTCAGTGCCTTTGTCACGGCATAGATATATCAAAACATTGgtcagatataaacaatataacagaTAAATTAACCAGGAGATATAAAGAGAGGAGTTCAGGATTAAATCAATGGACTTTCGCTGGTCGACTTTCGTGTCAGGAAGGTCAAAGGTTATCTATGATGTCACAttgtttgtctttattattttcaaag tttgaagAAGCCAAGTCTTTCGAATCACAATCTGACCGTGAACTTTGGACAATCAATCTCTTGAACTCTGACCCTACATGTGACCTTCATCTAATGGAAGGTCTAAAACTGCTGATGTTGCTAAACATGTtagatttaaaagataaacaagaCCGAGATGAAGATATTCCAATCTTTGTATGGTTGTTGTTTGCTAGAGACACATCAGAATCACCTTTTATGTTTGTAAAGAATCATCTAAATAACCTGGGGAATAATGCTGGTATTGAACAG aTTGAAATGTTTTTACTGGGTCACACATTAAGTGTGCGTATCCAGGTATTACGATTGTCACAGTTTGGTCAGGAAGACTTCATAGCCTACTACCCAGATGATGCTGACAGTAACTGGTCCCAGATCTCTTTAATAGCAGAGGATGATAGACATTATAATGTTCCTGTACCATGA